One window from the genome of Campylobacter concisus encodes:
- the pglC gene encoding undecaprenyl phosphate N,N'-diacetylbacillosamine 1-phosphate transferase has translation MYRNFLKRVIDILGALFLLVLTSPIIIATAIFIYFKVSRDVIFTQARPGLNEKIFKIYKFKTMSDELDANGELLPDDQRLGKFGKLIRSLSLDELPQLFNVLKGDMSFIGPRPLLVEYLPIYNETQKHRHDVRPGITGLAQVNGRNAISWEKKFEYDVYYAKNLSFMLDVKIALQTIEKVLKRSGVSKEGQVTTEKFNGKN, from the coding sequence ATGTATAGAAATTTTTTAAAGAGAGTGATTGACATTTTGGGGGCTTTGTTTTTGCTCGTTTTAACATCGCCTATTATCATAGCAACGGCGATTTTTATCTATTTTAAGGTAAGCCGTGATGTCATTTTTACGCAGGCAAGACCAGGTCTTAATGAGAAAATTTTTAAAATTTATAAATTTAAAACGATGAGTGACGAGCTTGACGCAAATGGCGAGCTTTTGCCAGATGACCAGCGTCTTGGTAAATTTGGCAAACTTATCCGCTCACTTAGCCTCGATGAGCTGCCACAGCTATTTAACGTGCTAAAAGGTGATATGAGCTTCATTGGACCAAGGCCGCTTTTAGTCGAGTACCTACCCATCTATAACGAAACACAAAAGCACCGCCACGACGTGCGCCCTGGTATCACGGGTCTAGCGCAGGTAAATGGCAGAAACGCCATAAGCTGGGAGAAAAAATTTGAATACGACGTCTATTACGCTAAAAATTTAAGCTTTATGCTTGATGTAAAGATCGCTTTGCAGACCATCGAAAAGGTGCTAAAACGAAGTGGTGTCAGCAAAGAGGGGCAGGTGACGACGGAGAAATTTAATGGCAAAAACTAA
- a CDS encoding glycosyltransferase: protein MRILFVTSTLRSGGAERVCAVIASRFSMDHEVSLVKFDKDEPFYELASGVKLINLGVGADELGFFGNLKKRVSKVLALRALIREGKFDAVISFLDAVNTLVLFSSAGLKTPIIISEHTNYLAPKRAIFKVLRRISYPFANALSVLSDEDLGYYSKFCKNVMKIYNPLFEEIRSESFAKENLIIFVGRLNKIKNCEMFVRVAAGLKQSGYKFAVAGDGGERANLENLAKNLGANVEFLGNVSDIASLYKRAKVLLSCSNFEGLGNTLIEAINYDCVRVATRTSGAKELIKDGFDGLLCEINDAKQMSKKLTNLLRDEAKMGEFTKNARARLDEFSVEQIYKKWLELLKLGGVK, encoded by the coding sequence ATGAGGATATTATTTGTCACATCAACGCTTAGAAGTGGCGGTGCGGAGCGGGTTTGCGCGGTGATCGCATCAAGATTTAGCATGGATCACGAGGTAAGCCTTGTTAAATTTGACAAAGACGAGCCATTTTACGAGCTAGCAAGCGGCGTGAAGCTCATAAATTTAGGCGTTGGGGCCGATGAGCTTGGCTTTTTTGGAAATTTAAAAAAAAGAGTTTCAAAGGTGCTTGCCTTAAGGGCGCTCATAAGAGAGGGTAAATTTGACGCTGTGATATCCTTTTTAGACGCCGTAAATACCTTGGTACTCTTTAGCTCAGCTGGGCTAAAAACGCCAATAATCATAAGCGAGCACACAAACTATCTTGCGCCAAAAAGAGCGATCTTTAAGGTGCTAAGACGCATAAGCTATCCATTTGCAAATGCTCTTAGCGTCTTAAGCGACGAGGATCTAGGATATTACTCGAAATTTTGCAAAAATGTGATGAAAATTTACAACCCGCTCTTTGAAGAGATACGCAGCGAGAGCTTTGCTAAAGAAAATTTAATCATCTTCGTTGGCAGGCTAAATAAGATAAAAAACTGCGAAATGTTTGTAAGAGTGGCTGCAGGCTTAAAGCAAAGCGGCTATAAATTCGCTGTCGCTGGAGATGGCGGCGAGAGGGCAAATTTAGAAAATTTAGCCAAAAATTTAGGCGCAAATGTCGAATTTTTAGGCAATGTAAGCGACATCGCTTCGCTTTATAAAAGGGCAAAGGTGCTGTTATCTTGCTCAAATTTCGAGGGTCTTGGAAATACCTTGATAGAGGCGATAAACTACGACTGCGTGCGTGTTGCGACAAGAACTAGCGGGGCAAAAGAGCTTATAAAAGATGGTTTTGATGGCTTGCTTTGCGAGATAAATGACGCTAAGCAGATGAGCAAGAAGCTTACAAATTTGCTGCGAGATGAAGCAAAAATGGGCGAATTTACCAAAAACGCAAGAGCTAGGCTTGATGAGTTTAGCGTGGAGCAAATTTATAAAAAGTGGCTGGAGCTTTTAAAGCTTGGAGGTGTGAAGTGA
- a CDS encoding glycosyltransferase — protein sequence MKILFVIAALRNGGAERVLNVLANELSKDNEITIALLEEDLGLYKFSEKINIINLNITGSGLALKFKKILALRALFKEQRADLIISFIDWTNVTCVLANAGLKSKLIATEHHEHSYLKSKIASAMRDFSYKFVDGLSVLSKSDYDYYKFAKNREVIHNPLFIDVPEICEKQNVILSVARLEAVKGYDVYFEALSKVDKSLLDGWEIKIAGSGRQEAELKQMASNLGLNVKFLGHMSDVIKLYSEAKIFTLCSRSEGLSNVLIESGAFGCARLSSDTVGARELINDGMDGLIFKNGDADDLKDKLEMLLKDENLRQKLAKNARESANLFSKENIIKQWREFIKKVVGK from the coding sequence GTGAAAATTCTTTTTGTCATAGCTGCACTTAGAAACGGTGGGGCCGAACGTGTGCTAAACGTGCTTGCAAATGAGCTTAGCAAGGACAATGAGATCACTATCGCTCTTCTTGAAGAAGACCTTGGACTTTATAAATTTAGTGAAAAGATAAATATCATAAATCTTAACATCACTGGCTCAGGGCTGGCTTTAAAATTTAAGAAAATCCTAGCTCTTAGAGCGCTTTTTAAAGAGCAAAGGGCTGATCTTATAATTAGCTTTATTGACTGGACAAATGTCACTTGCGTGCTGGCAAATGCTGGGCTAAAGAGCAAACTAATAGCAACCGAGCATCACGAGCATAGCTACTTAAAAAGTAAAATCGCAAGCGCTATGCGTGACTTTTCGTATAAATTTGTAGATGGCTTAAGCGTGCTAAGCAAAAGCGACTATGACTACTATAAATTTGCCAAAAACCGCGAGGTCATCCACAACCCACTTTTTATTGATGTGCCTGAAATTTGTGAGAAGCAAAATGTCATCCTAAGCGTGGCAAGGCTGGAGGCGGTAAAGGGCTATGATGTCTATTTTGAGGCACTTAGCAAGGTAGATAAGAGCTTACTTGATGGCTGGGAGATAAAGATCGCAGGCAGTGGCAGGCAAGAGGCCGAACTGAAGCAAATGGCGTCAAATTTAGGGCTTAATGTCAAATTTCTAGGCCATATGAGTGATGTCATAAAACTTTATAGCGAGGCAAAAATTTTTACTCTTTGCTCAAGAAGCGAGGGGCTTTCAAACGTGCTAATAGAATCAGGCGCTTTTGGTTGCGCTAGGCTAAGTAGCGACACCGTGGGCGCAAGAGAGCTTATAAATGACGGCATGGACGGGCTTATCTTTAAAAATGGCGACGCTGATGATTTAAAAGATAAGCTTGAGATGCTTTTAAAAGATGAAAATTTAAGGCAAAAACTAGCAAAAAACGCCAGAGAAAGTGCAAATTTATTTAGCAAAGAAAACATCATCAAGCAGTGGCGAGAATTTATAAAAAAGGTTGTTGGCAAGTGA
- a CDS encoding STT3 domain-containing protein, with protein sequence MNRNLFFKNYSLYLMIFVAVLFGMVCRLYWVFWASEYPVFFWNNELMISTNDGYAFAEGARDMLAGFHQENDLSYYGYPLSTLTYWIVKFLGVKLETAMIYMSVFFSSLVAVPVILIANEYKLKFAGFIAALLAVVANSYYNRTMAGYYDTDMLIIPLSVFVVWGLIRVLEKKDAKSLIIAPLSVLIYMWWYASAFSLISILTGLFLLYTLVFDRKNPLFYLEISLLLLAISNLDLTLKFIAIIAIYAFCLFKKEVINLKIALGILAVVFIVFVIRGGLNPIIFQLKFYVFRDAPEVGGMSFHFFNVNQTIQESSIVDFTLFCERISANVITFLISLAGVALFCYKHRSFAVSLGMLALGFLAFKSGLRFTIYAVPIMALGFGYLVEFILSNLKLKGAVLNLARAFITVLALTPALIHIYGYKAEPVFVHKEVEILNKLKGIAGREDYVVAWWDYGYPIRYYSDVKTLIDGGKHLGRENFAVSFALGSDEMSSANMARLDVEYTERNFKERFNGNLAQILKERNTSIDQFFSDIKEANFSLPAKTRDIYYYLPDRMLGIFPTILQFSKIDLKSGKNLNNGLFIVTRAISQNENGIRLNGGFTLTSDVTNLIYDGNILPLKSFIETDYNEAGKLNVKEYKNNELSNISVIFMRDYGRFIILDESILNSAYIQLFVLERYDLKIFEPVILDGAAKIYKLKR encoded by the coding sequence ATGAATAGAAATTTATTTTTTAAAAATTACTCTTTATACTTGATGATATTTGTCGCGGTCCTTTTTGGCATGGTTTGTAGGCTCTACTGGGTCTTTTGGGCGAGTGAATATCCGGTATTTTTCTGGAACAACGAGCTAATGATCAGCACAAACGACGGCTACGCATTTGCCGAGGGTGCAAGGGACATGCTAGCTGGCTTTCACCAAGAAAACGACCTTAGCTACTACGGCTATCCGCTCTCGACGCTTACTTACTGGATCGTGAAATTTCTAGGCGTCAAGCTTGAGACAGCGATGATTTATATGAGTGTATTTTTTTCATCGCTTGTCGCTGTGCCAGTTATCTTGATCGCAAATGAGTATAAGCTAAAATTTGCTGGCTTCATCGCTGCACTTCTTGCGGTAGTCGCAAATAGCTACTACAACCGCACGATGGCAGGATACTACGATACTGATATGCTCATCATTCCACTTAGTGTCTTTGTCGTCTGGGGACTTATTAGAGTACTCGAGAAAAAGGACGCAAAGAGCCTAATAATCGCGCCTTTAAGCGTGCTTATTTATATGTGGTGGTATGCGAGTGCCTTTTCGCTTATTAGCATTTTAACTGGGCTATTTTTACTTTACACGCTCGTTTTTGATAGGAAAAATCCACTTTTTTATCTTGAAATTTCGCTGCTTTTACTTGCCATTTCAAATCTTGATCTAACGCTTAAATTTATTGCTATCATCGCTATTTATGCGTTTTGTCTTTTTAAAAAAGAGGTGATAAATTTAAAAATTGCTCTTGGTATTTTGGCAGTTGTTTTTATTGTTTTTGTAATTCGTGGCGGACTAAATCCGATTATTTTTCAGCTTAAATTTTACGTCTTTAGAGATGCGCCTGAAGTTGGAGGCATGAGCTTTCACTTTTTTAATGTCAATCAAACCATCCAAGAGTCAAGCATCGTTGATTTTACGCTATTTTGCGAGAGGATCAGCGCAAATGTTATCACATTTTTGATCTCACTTGCTGGCGTTGCTCTTTTTTGCTACAAACACCGCTCGTTTGCCGTCTCGCTTGGTATGCTAGCACTTGGCTTTTTAGCCTTTAAAAGTGGCCTTAGATTTACTATTTATGCTGTGCCTATCATGGCACTTGGCTTTGGCTACTTAGTAGAGTTTATACTTTCAAATTTAAAGCTAAAAGGAGCGGTGCTAAATCTTGCGAGAGCTTTTATAACCGTGCTTGCTCTAACTCCAGCGCTCATTCATATCTATGGTTACAAAGCTGAGCCGGTTTTTGTACACAAAGAGGTTGAAATTTTAAATAAGCTAAAAGGCATCGCAGGACGCGAGGACTACGTGGTTGCATGGTGGGACTATGGATATCCGATCAGATATTACAGCGATGTTAAGACGCTCATTGACGGCGGAAAGCACCTTGGACGTGAAAATTTTGCCGTGAGTTTTGCGCTTGGAAGCGATGAGATGAGCTCGGCAAATATGGCAAGACTTGATGTTGAGTACACAGAGAGAAATTTTAAAGAGCGATTTAATGGCAATTTGGCTCAAATTTTAAAAGAAAGAAACACAAGTATTGATCAGTTTTTTAGCGATATAAAAGAGGCAAATTTTAGCCTGCCAGCAAAGACTAGGGATATTTACTACTACTTGCCAGATAGGATGCTTGGTATTTTTCCGACCATTTTGCAGTTTAGCAAGATCGATCTAAAAAGCGGTAAAAATTTAAACAACGGCCTTTTTATCGTCACAAGAGCGATCTCGCAAAATGAAAATGGCATTAGACTAAATGGTGGATTTACGCTCACAAGTGATGTCACAAATTTAATCTATGATGGTAACATCTTGCCTCTTAAATCTTTCATAGAGACTGATTATAACGAGGCTGGCAAGCTAAATGTCAAAGAGTATAAAAATAACGAACTTTCAAATATTTCTGTCATTTTTATGAGAGATTATGGTAGGTTTATCATCCTTGATGAAAGTATTTTAAATAGCGCATACATCCAGCTTTTTGTGCTTGAAAGGTACGATCTAAAAATTTTTGAGCCAGTTATACTTGATGGGGCAGCAAAAATTTATAAACTAAAGAGGTAA
- the pglA gene encoding N,N'-diacetylbacillosaminyl-diphospho-undecaprenol alpha-1,3-N-acetylgalactosaminyltransferase, with amino-acid sequence MARIGFLSHADMSIHFFRRPIMQALKDMGHEVFAIAPKGDFTGELAKSFHSVTYELDKASLNPLTVINNSKQLSQILGELNLDLLQTGAHKSNVFGTFAAKNAGIKHVINLVEGLGSFYIDDDIKTKAVRFVMESLYKFSFAKADACVFVNDSDADYMISRNLIDKSKVYRIKSVGVDTIKFDPAITQAADLGDKKVILMIARAMWHKGVREFYEAAEILNGYKNCEFVFVGEGFAGNKSTADESFLKGGKVRYLGARNDIPQLLKASYLLALPSYKEGFPRTVLEAMSMAKAVVASDVTGCNEAVKDGYNGLLCKVKDSNDLAGKIKILLDDEALCARLGQNGRNWALSEFDEKQIAKRYIEIYRKFIDV; translated from the coding sequence ATGGCAAGGATAGGGTTTTTAAGCCATGCTGATATGAGCATACACTTTTTTAGGCGGCCGATAATGCAAGCCTTAAAAGATATGGGGCATGAGGTTTTTGCTATCGCTCCAAAAGGCGACTTCACTGGCGAGCTTGCTAAAAGCTTTCACTCTGTCACCTACGAGCTTGACAAAGCCAGTCTAAATCCACTAACGGTGATAAATAACTCAAAACAACTATCTCAAATTTTGGGCGAGCTAAATTTGGATCTGCTGCAAACTGGCGCTCACAAGTCAAATGTTTTTGGTACATTTGCCGCTAAAAACGCTGGCATAAAGCACGTGATAAATTTGGTTGAAGGCCTTGGTAGTTTTTATATCGATGATGATATTAAGACGAAGGCTGTGCGTTTTGTCATGGAGAGTCTTTATAAATTTTCATTCGCAAAGGCCGATGCTTGCGTGTTTGTAAACGACTCGGATGCTGATTATATGATCTCTCGTAATTTGATAGATAAAAGCAAAGTGTACCGCATAAAAAGTGTCGGTGTTGATACTATCAAATTTGACCCAGCCATCACGCAGGCGGCTGATCTTGGCGATAAAAAAGTCATTTTAATGATCGCAAGAGCCATGTGGCACAAGGGCGTTCGAGAATTTTACGAGGCAGCTGAAATTTTAAATGGCTACAAAAACTGCGAATTTGTCTTTGTGGGTGAGGGTTTTGCTGGTAATAAATCAACCGCAGATGAGAGCTTTTTAAAAGGTGGCAAAGTACGTTATCTTGGCGCTAGAAATGATATACCACAGCTTTTAAAGGCTTCTTACTTGCTAGCACTTCCTAGCTATAAAGAGGGCTTTCCAAGAACGGTTTTAGAGGCGATGAGCATGGCTAAAGCAGTCGTTGCAAGTGACGTGACAGGCTGCAATGAAGCTGTAAAAGATGGCTACAACGGACTTTTATGCAAGGTAAAAGACTCAAATGATCTTGCTGGAAAGATAAAAATTTTGCTTGATGACGAGGCGCTTTGTGCTAGACTTGGGCAAAACGGCAGAAACTGGGCGCTAAGCGAGTTTGACGAGAAGCAAATCGCAAAAAGATATATAGAAATTTATAGGAAATTTATAGATGTATAG
- the pglD gene encoding UDP-N-acetylbacillosamine N-acetyltransferase — protein MAKTKKIYIYGASGHGLVIADIARNNGYDEIAFLDDASERKFSPELEKADIIIAIGDNKTRQKISQKVEAAGFEIVNLIHKSAVVSESAVIEKGAVVMPNAVINAKVRIKEGAIINSGAVIEHECVIGKFAHISPNAALAGNVRVGEFTHVGIGSSIIQGISIGSNCIIGAGSVVVRDIKDGTKAYGVPACERAKI, from the coding sequence ATGGCAAAAACTAAGAAAATTTACATCTACGGAGCGAGTGGGCATGGTCTTGTGATCGCTGACATCGCTAGAAATAACGGCTATGATGAGATAGCTTTTTTAGACGATGCTAGTGAGCGTAAATTTAGCCCAGAGCTTGAAAAAGCTGACATCATAATAGCCATAGGTGATAATAAAACAAGGCAAAAGATCAGCCAAAAAGTAGAGGCTGCTGGCTTTGAGATAGTAAATTTGATCCATAAAAGCGCGGTTGTGAGCGAGAGCGCTGTGATAGAAAAAGGTGCGGTCGTCATGCCAAATGCTGTGATAAACGCAAAAGTACGCATAAAAGAGGGCGCTATCATAAACTCTGGTGCGGTGATAGAGCATGAGTGCGTGATAGGTAAATTTGCTCACATTAGCCCAAATGCAGCCCTTGCTGGAAACGTTAGAGTGGGCGAATTTACGCATGTAGGAATTGGCTCAAGCATTATTCAAGGTATAAGCATCGGCAGCAACTGCATCATCGGCGCTGGAAGCGTGGTCGTTAGAGATATAAAAGATGGCACAAAGGCTTACGGCGTGCCAGCATGCGAGCGCGCTAAGATATAA
- the pglJ gene encoding N-acetylgalactosamine-N,N'-diacetylbacillosaminyl-diphospho-undecaprenol 4-alpha-N-acetylgalactosaminyltransferase, with translation MKKLAVFLYSMGPGGAERNVANLLPFLVKRYEVHLILMSKVIAYEIPSEVQIHFIENSDPYESGLKKLARLFLAMPMLAFKYKKLCQNLGIDMQFVLMNRPCYIAGLARILGFKKRLVISERSCPSILYKDDLSGRVNKFLLTHLYKKADLILANAAGNKEDLVRNFGMSEDKTKVLYNALDLKTINLLKDEPLESDFKPFFINIGRLDSGKNQAMLIKIIASINDPRATLGILGKGPLKDELQNLIDKFGVGDRVKLLGTDKNPFRHIKNASCLLCASRFEGFSNVLLEALACEKTIISTEHKSGAKELLGESEFGILVPVDDENAMKEAMIKVLNAPEIRQNFENVAYNRAKFFDSENIASKLINFLENPNE, from the coding sequence GTGAAAAAATTAGCCGTTTTTTTATACTCGATGGGGCCTGGTGGGGCTGAGCGAAATGTGGCAAATTTACTGCCATTTTTGGTTAAACGTTATGAAGTTCATCTCATCTTAATGAGCAAGGTCATCGCCTACGAGATCCCAAGTGAGGTGCAAATCCACTTTATAGAAAATAGCGATCCTTATGAGAGCGGACTAAAGAAGCTTGCAAGGCTCTTTTTGGCGATGCCAATGCTTGCGTTTAAATATAAAAAGCTTTGTCAAAATTTGGGCATCGATATGCAGTTTGTGCTGATGAACCGCCCTTGTTATATTGCTGGGCTTGCTAGAATTTTGGGCTTTAAAAAGAGGCTAGTTATCAGCGAGCGAAGCTGTCCGTCGATCTTATATAAAGACGATCTAAGCGGACGAGTTAATAAATTTTTACTCACTCATCTTTATAAAAAGGCTGATCTAATCCTCGCAAATGCAGCTGGGAATAAAGAGGATCTGGTGCGAAATTTTGGCATGAGCGAGGACAAAACAAAGGTGCTTTATAACGCTCTTGATCTAAAAACTATAAATTTGCTAAAAGATGAGCCGCTTGAGAGCGACTTTAAGCCATTTTTCATAAACATAGGTCGCCTTGATAGCGGTAAAAATCAAGCCATGCTAATAAAAATAATCGCTTCGATTAACGACCCTCGTGCCACGCTTGGCATCCTTGGCAAAGGGCCTTTAAAGGATGAGCTGCAAAATTTGATAGACAAATTTGGCGTGGGTGATCGAGTAAAGCTTCTTGGCACTGATAAAAATCCTTTTAGGCATATAAAAAACGCCTCTTGCTTGCTTTGTGCTTCACGTTTTGAGGGCTTTTCAAATGTCTTGCTTGAAGCACTAGCATGTGAAAAAACTATCATCTCGACCGAGCACAAGAGCGGTGCAAAGGAGCTTTTGGGCGAGAGTGAGTTTGGCATCTTAGTGCCTGTTGATGACGAAAATGCGATGAAAGAGGCGATGATAAAGGTGCTTAATGCGCCTGAAATAAGGCAAAATTTTGAAAATGTTGCGTATAATCGGGCTAAATTTTTCGATAGTGAAAATATAGCGAGCAAGCTTATAAATTTTTTGGAAAATCCTAATGAATAG
- the pglE gene encoding UDP-N-acetylbacillosamine transaminase → MDRVFLSPPNMSGKEQEYIKKVFESNYIAPLGEYVNKFEESIKNYTGAKDALALSAGTAALHLALRVLGVKEGDFVLASSFTFMASVSPILYEKATPVFIDCDESWNLSPELLKKAISNLPKKPKALVVTHLYGQASKMKEICEICQNEGIALVEDAAEALGGFYGGKALGTFGVMGAYSFNGNKIITTSGGGMLVGDKEFVEKARFYSTQAREPLLHYEHKDYGYNYRLSNVLGAIGVAQMEVLEKRVEQKRKVFEIYEKELGDVLEFMPELPNSRGNRWLTTGVFAKKDAHLKVIKALADENIESRPLWKPMHLQPVFKGALSFIDGYSEDLFSKGICLPSGSDMSEQTQERVIKIVKENA, encoded by the coding sequence ATGGATAGGGTTTTTTTATCTCCACCAAATATGAGCGGAAAAGAGCAAGAATATATAAAAAAAGTTTTTGAAAGCAACTATATAGCGCCACTTGGCGAGTATGTTAATAAATTTGAAGAAAGTATAAAAAACTACACTGGAGCAAAAGACGCACTAGCACTAAGCGCTGGAACCGCGGCGCTTCACCTAGCACTTCGCGTCCTTGGCGTGAAAGAGGGCGACTTTGTGCTGGCTTCTAGCTTTACTTTCATGGCTTCAGTCTCGCCTATACTTTATGAAAAAGCAACTCCAGTCTTTATAGACTGCGATGAGAGCTGGAATTTAAGTCCAGAACTACTTAAAAAAGCGATCTCAAATTTACCTAAAAAGCCAAAGGCATTAGTCGTTACTCATCTTTACGGACAAGCTTCAAAGATGAAAGAAATTTGCGAAATTTGCCAAAATGAGGGCATCGCTTTGGTTGAAGATGCAGCTGAAGCACTTGGCGGATTTTACGGCGGTAAGGCACTTGGCACATTTGGTGTGATGGGTGCATATAGTTTTAATGGCAATAAAATAATCACCACTTCAGGTGGCGGTATGCTAGTTGGTGACAAGGAATTTGTAGAAAAAGCTAGATTTTACAGCACGCAAGCAAGAGAGCCATTGCTTCACTACGAGCACAAAGACTATGGCTATAACTACCGCTTAAGCAACGTCCTAGGCGCTATTGGCGTGGCACAGATGGAAGTTTTGGAAAAAAGGGTTGAACAAAAGAGAAAAGTCTTTGAAATTTATGAAAAAGAGCTTGGCGATGTTTTAGAATTTATGCCAGAACTGCCAAATTCTCGTGGTAACAGATGGCTCACAACTGGCGTTTTTGCTAAAAAAGATGCACATTTAAAAGTTATCAAAGCACTAGCAGATGAAAATATTGAGAGTCGCCCACTTTGGAAGCCTATGCACTTGCAGCCTGTATTTAAAGGTGCGTTAAGCTTTATCGATGGATATAGCGAAGATCTATTTTCAAAAGGAATTTGCTTGCCAAGTGGCAGCGATATGAGTGAGCAGACACAAGAAAGAGTGATAAAAATAGTCAAGGAAAATGCGTAA
- a CDS encoding glycosyltransferase family 2 protein, translating to MSEPLISIVTATYKRPELLKKAIKSALAQSYKNLEIVVTDDGDDESASKICKSFNDARIKFVKNTAHKKSPNGNKNNGFDNATGEFVCLLDDDDELLPEAIAECYEILKSGEYSCVFADAICEKDGVMTEVVAGRSPYSKSGAMSKVDYHCGRINGEYFKLFSREFIDDFRFDESSFGGENELYIRFFEKNVFYLKKPLYIYRIARSDSATLNASKHALNVANAYIKTANLHYDIAIKNEPKFLAMQYKNAAYYAKIAGEYGLMLRCIFKSLSIKFSKEALIFLLLSPLPSGILPALSKLRVKIKQRFGV from the coding sequence ATGAGCGAGCCATTAATCAGCATCGTAACCGCAACTTACAAGCGTCCAGAGCTTTTAAAAAAGGCCATAAAAAGCGCTCTAGCTCAAAGCTACAAAAACCTAGAGATAGTTGTAACAGATGACGGCGATGACGAGAGTGCGAGTAAAATTTGCAAGAGTTTTAATGACGCAAGGATCAAATTTGTAAAAAACACCGCTCACAAAAAGAGCCCAAATGGCAATAAAAATAACGGCTTTGACAACGCAACAGGCGAGTTTGTCTGCTTGCTTGACGATGACGATGAGCTTTTGCCAGAGGCGATTGCTGAGTGCTATGAAATTTTAAAAAGTGGCGAGTATTCGTGCGTTTTTGCAGATGCGATCTGCGAAAAAGATGGCGTGATGACCGAGGTCGTGGCTGGCAGAAGCCCATATAGCAAGAGCGGGGCGATGAGCAAGGTTGATTATCACTGCGGGCGGATAAATGGCGAGTATTTTAAACTTTTTTCGCGTGAATTTATAGATGATTTTAGGTTTGATGAGAGCAGTTTTGGCGGCGAAAATGAGCTTTATATCCGCTTTTTTGAAAAAAATGTCTTCTATCTTAAAAAGCCACTTTACATCTACCGCATCGCAAGAAGCGATAGTGCGACGTTAAATGCCAGCAAACACGCGCTAAATGTGGCAAATGCTTACATCAAAACAGCAAATTTGCACTACGACATCGCTATCAAAAATGAGCCAAAATTTCTAGCTATGCAGTATAAAAATGCCGCTTACTACGCCAAAATAGCAGGCGAATATGGGCTGATGCTAAGGTGTATCTTTAAAAGTCTTAGCATTAAATTTAGCAAAGAGGCGCTTATTTTCTTGCTGCTTAGCCCACTTCCAAGTGGCATTTTACCAGCACTTTCAAAGCTTAGAGTAAAGATCAAACAAAGGTTTGGCGTATGA
- a CDS encoding glycosyltransferase family 25 protein, with translation MNEIYLISLAKDSKRRELLQQKFGSYDSFKLIDAIDGRELNAREYYKIISLSFKAYGKVLSPAEVGCSLSHAKAYEAFLASEAKFALIFEDDVIGSDQAIKEAFLAASKMPENSVLICGMQDGLEGRFSAFGKKVDTSLSRPLWQVSKHSFSSIYRAGAYVLTKKSAKNLLEIHKNALCTTDVWDYLLGVNDMQMYFCDLFAHPTDLSGSNIEGERLERGYKANLKAYIKTFKFILFSRLEKLQGYERIFKRG, from the coding sequence ATGAATGAAATTTATCTGATCTCTTTGGCCAAAGACAGCAAAAGGCGTGAGCTTTTGCAGCAGAAATTTGGCTCTTATGATAGCTTTAAGCTAATAGACGCAATAGACGGCAGAGAGTTAAATGCGAGGGAGTACTATAAGATCATTTCGCTATCATTTAAAGCTTATGGCAAGGTTTTAAGCCCAGCAGAGGTTGGCTGCTCGCTCTCGCATGCGAAAGCCTACGAGGCGTTTTTAGCAAGCGAGGCTAAATTTGCCCTCATCTTTGAAGACGACGTGATAGGGAGTGATCAAGCTATAAAAGAGGCCTTTTTAGCAGCTAGTAAAATGCCAGAAAACAGCGTGCTCATATGTGGCATGCAAGATGGGCTAGAGGGCAGGTTTAGCGCCTTTGGCAAAAAGGTGGATACTAGCCTAAGTAGGCCACTTTGGCAGGTCTCAAAGCACTCATTTTCAAGTATTTATAGAGCAGGAGCATATGTGCTAACTAAAAAAAGTGCTAAAAATTTGCTTGAAATCCACAAAAATGCGCTTTGCACGACCGATGTTTGGGACTATTTGCTAGGCGTTAATGATATGCAGATGTATTTTTGCGACCTCTTTGCGCACCCAACCGATCTAAGTGGCTCAAACATCGAGGGAGAGCGCCTTGAGAGGGGATACAAGGCAAATTTAAAGGCCTACATCAAAACATTTAAATTTATACTTTTCTCACGGCTTGAAAAGCTTCAAGGCTATGAGAGAATTTTTAAAAGGGGTTAA